One genomic region from Candidatus Poribacteria bacterium encodes:
- a CDS encoding dockerin type I domain-containing protein, translating to MKTKPYFVITLLAFFTLIVLPRSFAQGPLAEPSVRLVYFLPDDRPARPDRIEALRQLIKDAQEFYADEMERHGYGRKTFRVETDRSGEPIVHRFNGQFNERHYYEPVTDFKVWEEFFQQVNDLQHVYLIAIDLSYESLNGGESGGLGGVTFRPSAGDRPSFSFDSAAVRHRNETSGEKVLGGSAMMPASGDNFYDTRGFLHPLRLITHELAHAFGLDHDFSDPDSAVGGRGFRFSECDTEWLSVSRFFNSKAVSENASGNIQLISAPTYSPEGITLRFEVTDADGLHQAQLLVPEDGSWGPWKLIGCQALDGQTQRVEFLSSELTSAPERVMLQFMDDLGNITWATVLVDIVSLLPPPKVVSIPDSNLKQAIRSQLGLASGDTLTDRAMKKLGSLNVDDRKITNIAGLEYATQLRELFMGRNQIKNYDRLAELPNLTTLYLWTNNISDLSVLPILPKLEFLDLNWNHIRDVGRLAGFTNLTTLMLRDNKINDVSPLTGLVNLEVLHLKGNPIQDTSVLASLTKLRDVDIDIHQQSVPATGTWLAVEQPAGLSAANFVIKPGAFAIFVHKNQPSVSQPADFDTYRLRSVLGAADFPNLADFFQNGGRIELVSHPSLNPLPPNTRESQLGDVVISEIMWGLNGFAQEKQYIELYNASAHTYTFANGDLMFRFSKASEEPLPEDIFAPPFNANARLKVIDKVSNKAWKVPGQSGNISQNQPLISMYRAIDYTTGTTPEGTLASSWKESTGRVNLSAPSYGTPGAVHLPPRTVVQVESTDHPPLYWIDTASGTLYRLVGTEVENLAPGVRNATGLAIDMTGGKLYWIEKTGDWTGKIRRANLDGTDVQLVKDLTSVPHGIALDTANGKIYLTNSRGKVQRLNVDGSNYQSNLITGLEDLRDLAVDVVNHKVYWTEQTGEDTGRVRRADLDGSNVELVKELNNVPHGIAVDPSNGKLYLTNSRGKVQRFNLDGSNFEWNFIVDLSSPQGIAVDVAKGKIYWTEKTGIRRANLDGTNIQDIVTGSGSANIVLGTPIAMDDTLIAIPPADINEDGRINVTDLLLVVTALQGGETANPRADVNADGTVTTTDLLLVIENLDDPVNASAPMSAETITSLDKAMLEIQLNILLAQSDGSLRYQQAIAFLQTLLATTRPNKTRLLANYPNPFNPETWIPYQLADGSDVQILIYDTKGTVVRHLELGHQPAGYYMSRNRAVYWDGRNTLGERVASGIYFCQLQVDELSLLRKMLIRK from the coding sequence GTGAAAACAAAACCATATTTCGTAATTACACTGCTCGCGTTTTTTACGCTCATTGTTTTACCCAGAAGTTTTGCCCAAGGACCTTTGGCAGAACCCAGTGTGAGACTCGTTTACTTTTTGCCAGACGATCGTCCGGCTCGTCCAGACAGAATAGAAGCACTCCGTCAGTTGATTAAAGATGCACAAGAATTTTATGCTGATGAGATGGAGCGACACGGATACGGCAGAAAGACCTTCCGTGTTGAAACCGATAGAAGCGGAGAACCTATCGTGCATCGGTTTAATGGACAGTTCAATGAACGTCATTATTATGAACCTGTCACAGATTTCAAAGTCTGGGAAGAATTTTTTCAACAGGTTAACGACCTTCAACACGTCTATTTGATTGCCATAGATCTGAGTTACGAATCCCTTAACGGAGGCGAGTCGGGTGGTCTCGGTGGCGTGACTTTTCGCCCCTCGGCTGGAGATAGACCCTCATTTTCCTTTGATTCAGCTGCCGTGAGACATAGAAATGAAACATCAGGAGAAAAAGTCCTTGGAGGTTCCGCCATGATGCCAGCGTCGGGGGACAATTTTTACGACACTCGTGGCTTTCTACACCCTTTGCGGCTGATAACACATGAACTTGCACACGCCTTTGGATTGGACCACGATTTTAGTGACCCCGACTCCGCTGTTGGAGGCAGAGGATTTCGATTCTCTGAGTGCGATACAGAGTGGTTATCTGTCAGTCGTTTTTTTAATAGCAAGGCAGTCTCCGAAAACGCATCAGGGAACATTCAACTCATATCGGCTCCAACCTACAGTCCTGAAGGAATAACTCTCCGCTTTGAAGTAACCGATGCTGATGGGCTCCATCAGGCACAATTGTTGGTGCCAGAAGACGGCTCTTGGGGACCTTGGAAGTTGATAGGCTGCCAAGCGTTAGACGGCCAAACGCAACGGGTTGAATTCCTTTCCTCAGAATTGACCTCAGCACCTGAGAGAGTCATGCTTCAATTTATGGACGATCTGGGGAACATCACTTGGGCGACTGTTCTTGTTGATATTGTTTCGTTGCTGCCGCCGCCCAAAGTTGTGTCAATACCAGACTCAAATTTAAAGCAAGCGATACGCTCCCAATTGGGATTAGCGTCAGGTGATACGCTTACAGACCGAGCGATGAAAAAATTAGGATCGTTAAATGTTGATGATCGCAAGATAACAAATATTGCTGGGTTGGAATATGCGACACAGTTACGAGAGTTGTTTATGGGTAGGAATCAAATCAAGAACTACGACCGGCTCGCGGAATTGCCGAACTTAACGACGCTATATCTCTGGACTAACAATATTAGCGATCTTAGTGTGCTTCCAATATTACCCAAGTTAGAATTTTTAGACCTCAACTGGAACCACATTCGTGATGTCGGCCGACTCGCCGGATTTACGAATTTAACGACTTTGATGCTGAGGGATAATAAAATTAACGATGTGTCTCCATTGACGGGATTAGTAAATCTTGAAGTCTTACATCTCAAGGGAAATCCGATTCAGGATACCTCCGTGCTTGCCAGCCTCACAAAATTGCGTGATGTAGATATTGATATCCATCAACAGTCTGTGCCCGCAACCGGAACTTGGCTTGCTGTTGAACAGCCTGCTGGTTTATCAGCGGCGAATTTCGTTATCAAACCCGGGGCGTTTGCAATTTTTGTACATAAAAACCAGCCATCTGTCAGCCAACCGGCAGATTTTGATACTTACCGGCTGCGCAGCGTCCTCGGTGCTGCTGATTTTCCGAATCTTGCTGATTTTTTTCAAAACGGAGGGCGGATTGAACTTGTCAGTCACCCCTCTCTCAACCCTTTACCGCCTAACACGCGCGAATCTCAATTGGGGGATGTCGTCATTAGCGAAATTATGTGGGGACTTAATGGTTTCGCCCAGGAGAAACAATACATTGAACTTTACAATGCTTCAGCACACACATACACTTTTGCTAATGGCGACTTAATGTTTCGTTTTTCTAAGGCATCCGAAGAACCTCTGCCGGAAGATATTTTCGCGCCGCCCTTTAACGCGAATGCACGGCTCAAGGTTATTGATAAAGTCAGCAACAAGGCCTGGAAAGTCCCTGGGCAGAGCGGCAATATTTCCCAGAATCAACCACTGATCTCAATGTACCGGGCAATTGATTACACAACAGGGACTACGCCAGAGGGCACCCTCGCCAGCAGTTGGAAAGAATCAACAGGGCGTGTCAACCTGTCTGCCCCCAGTTATGGCACGCCAGGCGCGGTGCATCTTCCACCAAGAACCGTTGTGCAGGTTGAATCGACCGATCATCCACCACTGTATTGGATAGACACAGCCTCAGGGACGTTGTATCGTCTCGTAGGGACTGAGGTGGAAAACCTCGCACCGGGTGTTCGGAACGCTACCGGTCTTGCTATTGATATGACCGGTGGAAAACTCTATTGGATAGAGAAAACGGGCGATTGGACCGGAAAAATCCGTCGTGCCAATCTTGATGGCACAGATGTGCAACTCGTCAAGGATTTAACCAGCGTTCCTCACGGAATTGCGCTTGACACTGCAAATGGTAAGATTTACTTGACGAACTCTCGGGGCAAAGTGCAGCGTCTGAATGTTGACGGTTCAAACTACCAATCGAATCTCATCACCGGATTGGAGGATCTAAGGGACCTTGCTGTAGATGTCGTAAATCATAAAGTCTATTGGACCGAACAGACGGGTGAGGATACTGGTAGGGTTCGCCGTGCTGATCTGGATGGTTCAAACGTTGAGTTGGTGAAGGAGTTAAACAACGTGCCCCACGGTATTGCCGTTGATCCTTCAAATGGAAAGTTGTATCTGACGAACTCTCGGGGCAAAGTGCAGCGGTTCAACCTTGACGGATCTAACTTCGAGTGGAACTTCATCGTCGATTTGAGTTCTCCACAAGGTATCGCAGTGGATGTAGCGAAGGGAAAGATTTATTGGACAGAGAAAACAGGTATCCGGCGTGCGAATCTCGATGGCACAAACATCCAAGACATAGTAACGGGATCAGGATCTGCCAACATCGTCTTGGGCACACCAATCGCCATGGACGACACGTTAATTGCAATTCCCCCCGCCGACATCAATGAGGATGGAAGGATCAACGTAACTGACTTGTTATTGGTGGTGACAGCACTTCAAGGTGGTGAAACAGCCAATCCACGGGCAGATGTCAATGCCGATGGCACCGTTACCACGACAGATTTACTACTTGTAATTGAAAACTTGGACGATCCAGTAAACGCCTCCGCACCTATGAGTGCAGAAACAATAACGTCTCTGGACAAAGCAATGCTTGAGATCCAATTGAACATCTTACTTGCTCAATCTGATGGCTCACTTAGATACCAACAGGCAATAGCCTTCCTACAGACCCTTTTAGCAACAACACGTCCCAATAAGACACGTCTGCTCGCCAACTACCCGAATCCATTCAACCCGGAGACGTGGATACCTTACCAATTGGCGGATGGTAGCGACGTGCAGATTCTGATTTATGATACAAAAGGCACCGTTGTCCGGCACCTCGAACTCGGTCATCAACCAGCAGGCTATTATATGAGTAGAAATCGTGCAGTGTATTGGGATGGTCGTAACACTTTGGGTGAACGCGTCGCAAGCGGTATCTATTTCTGTCAACTACAAGTGGATGAGCTCTCACTCTTGCGAAAGATGCTAATCAGGAAGTAG